tcccccccattccctttttattcctctttcaCCCTACATAAAAACAAGGGGAGGGTGTAGGAAAGGACTATGGCTTTTCATATTCATGGTTTATCCTATATTGTTAAAGcggtttgtgatttttttttcaatttcagagTTAGTCCATGATCcattaaaaaaagttaacaatCAAAGGAATGTTACCCTTTAGGGCACAtaggtggcttaatggttgagcatctgcctttggctcaaggcgtgatccccggggtcctgggatcaagtccctgcatcaggctcccccagggagcctgcttctccctctgcctatgtctctgtctctctctctttgtgtctctcatgaataaataaataaataaaaccttttttaaaaaaaaaacaaaaggaatgttACTTTTCAAGAGATTGGTAGAAAGAAATTTTGTAATATAAGAAGGAAGATATTTTGTAATTATCAGAAGAATAAACTCTGTCTTTGTCTTTgcagggctttttgtttttttaatgagccCGGTAAACCATATAAGTTGTCAACATGGGACGGAGATCTACATCATCCACCAAGAGTGGAAAATTTATGAACCCCACAGACCAAGCCCGTAAGTGTCCATTGGTGTGGAATGATAAAGAAGAGGAGTGATAAAAATTGCAAGCACTGGAGAATCTATTATGTCTTAATTATAAAATCAGCGTTGCTAGGAGTCGGTTAGTTTTATAAAGTTATCCAGTGTTGTAGGCGCATGATGAAAGCTTTAAACATGCAAGAAAATTAATACTCATACTTTTAATTTGATTGACTTGCCAAGTATAATTGGCTTGAaactttctttttgtatttgaaattttgGACAGACTAGTGTTGAGAAACTTAAAGCAAAAATCTCCTAAGATTTTGGTTGACATAATTAAAGGctgctattggcatctagtgggtagaggccataGATGCTGCTAAATACTCTGCAATGCACAGGATAGCCTCcattaattattatttgtattaaattAGAGAAAATGCTAGTGTTCAGGATttgaaagttttatattttctctgtctctctcaaggaAAAGAAGCCCGGAAGAGAGAATTAAAGAAGGTATGATTTCAGAAGCATCCTATTACCCCTAAGTGTGTTAGTGgattttaaaacaacatttacaattatttgtcagaaaagatactttatGCTTCTTataacaaacaataaaatttacTAAGCCAAAATACTGTACTTGGAAACTGAACTGAAATAACTTTACAGATAAGCTCATGATATTCTAATATTGTATATTTGGTTATCTTTCCCACTGAGTTAAATAGATAtctttgaaaggattttttattGCGCTATTAAAGCATACTACTTTGTTAAAAGCTACTGATTTAGTGagtgaaaataaatgtgattCTGAGTAGCtttgtgggtttgttttcctTATTGTGTACCTATTGAGTTTGTGGCAAAGTGTTTTCCCAGAATAAGACAGTATTTACTTTTTAGTGTCATTCTTTAATACCTGaaagaatacagatttttaatagtttttaattgAACTTTTCCTATTGCACTGGTTAGCATCAAATCCTGTAAAACTTTTCTCTAGTATATATAGTTTTAGAATTTAGcccaaaaaaaatcttaatttaagtAATTGCTAAAGAtctcacaaaattaaaagaactcTTTGCCTTAGAAAGCACATGTACTAAATAGTGATTATCTTTTTGTCTAAAGTTGAAACGTTTTTTGAGAGCTAAAAATGACATGGCTTTGTTATGGTGGTTGAAACAAGTGACCAGAAATCAAGAAGTTCAACTCATTTTAAATAGATTCTTGATGCAAATTGAAGTAGAAGTTCAGGAAGGTCCAATTTTTTAACacagtgctcttttttttcctaagaacaaAAAACAGCGCATGATGGTACGAGCTGCAGTTTTGAAGATGAAGGATCCCAAACAGATTATCCGGGACATGGAGAAATTGGATGAAATGGgtaagagtttattttaaaaggctaGATTTTAGAGCAGAGGTATAGTCTGATACACAGAGGCAGGCAAACAGGTAAAATGAGTAAAGCAGCACAgatataagaaaaacagaaaagcatgACGACATTTGACACTTTGGGTTTAGTTTTAGCATCAGAAAAACAATGGAATGATGGGGAGCAGTTGCACACTGGGGATCTCCTCTAGAGTAAGATGGATGCTGTTATTTAGCTTGAACTAGTTGTTGAGAGAAGACTGAAAtctggagtttttaatttttttaatgttggcaaCTACCATGTAAATCTAAATGTTAGGCTACCATGAATTTATCAGTTCCCCATTTTTTCCAGTGAGAAGATAAGACACTTGACCCACTAAGTAAGGTGGTAGAAGAAATCGTGAACtacttaaaatctaattttatagAATATCATATATATCGTTAGGATATctcattttttcacatttttttgaatgattttacTTAGTTTCTTCACATACATCTTCAGTATCACTACTTTTTGTCATAACTGGAATCACACAAGATAATCCTTGCCTCCAAGTTGCTTCAGAATTCTCTGTGTGATGTTCCCATAGGAAATTTTATTGCAACCTGtctaatatttttaacattagaaCATgagatttttaattgttttgcatcctgctcctttttttttttttttttttttgcataatgaAATGATCTTGACAAGATTTGTTTTCAAAGGTACTCAGTTTAAGTGGTTTGCCAAAGATCAGATAGTAGGTGAAAAAGGTACAGTGGAtctcaataatacattaaatgggttgaaaaaaaaaaatccaggggcgcctgagtagctcaatcggttaagcatctgcttttggctccggtcatgatcccagggtcctgggagtggaCCCCATaatgagctctctgctcagcagggagcctgcttctccctctgcctctgcctgctgctcccccagcttgtgccctctcccccatcaaataaataaataatctttaaaaataaaaaagtccagTTATGTGGGGTTATGGTGTTAGAGGTTCTTTTAATAATGTAATGTAGCTTGTGCATTTAGCCTGggctaaattaaattttatttaataattagttCTGGATCAGATTGCTTGATCCCAAATCTTTCCCAGTTCAGCTCTAACTGATCCCATTTGTTGCCTCTGGTTTAAATATTACTgtgggcgggatccctgggtggcgcagcggtttggcgcctgcctttggcccagggcgcgatcctggagacctgggatcgtcccacgtcgggctcccggtgcatggagcctgcttctccctctgcctgtgtctctgcctctctctctctctgtgtgactatcataaatttaaaaaaaataaaattaaaaaataaataaataaataaatattactgtgGGCAATTGTTATCCCTAGAGTGTCAAGACATTAAATGACCTGTTAAATTCAGATTGATTTATGTGGTTTTAAAAGGAGATAATAGTAGTAATGGAGGTTTATTGAGCTCTTATTTTGCTATGCACCCGTTTTTTCCATATGctatttaatccttaaaacaacttTCAGGTAGGTGTATTAacctattttatggatgaggaaactcagGCACAGAGAGATTGTATACTTTTCTCAAGGTCATGCTATTAGGAAGTAGCAAACTGGGATTAAAACTCAAGCATTCAACACTTTCATTAATCACACCAAGAATAGTGTATGATGTAAGACTATCCTCTTCTGAATAAATCACCTAGGTTAAAAGGATTTAGGGAAGAAGATAATTAAACTTgttatctgtttaaaaaaaaaaaaaaggagggatccctgggtggctcagtggtttagcgcctgcctttggcccagggtgtgatcctggagactcaggatcgaatcccacgtcgggctctcggtgcatggagcctgttttctccctctgcctgtgtctctgcctctctctctctctctctctctctctctctctctgtgactatcataaataaaaaataatagtaataaaaaaataaacgccagatgtttaaaaaaaaaaaaaggaaaagggagaagggaaTACTGTTCAGGGCTCAGTGCAAACTAGTTTAGGcagaagaaatacatatattgacTCCCATAATTGGAAAATCCCAGAAGGAAGCCTTCCTAGAAAACACAGGTATGGTTATTGAGACTGTTCATCTGCCTGGTCTACTCTCTTGTTAGCTTCATTCAGCATATTGCTAATGAACTGCTTGGGATGGGAAGTAAGAATATGTGCTTGGAACTGGTGGGAGACAAGGTTACAACTCTAGGTTTATTTTATCCCTCCTGTAAAGGAGCGTCACACTCTCACATTCACAAAGTCTCAGAGAATGATCTGGTTTCAACTTGAATCATGTGCCAGTTGATCTCTGAGTCAGTCACTGGTGAGGAGAACAGAGGGAGGCACGTATAATTGAGCAGGCAAGCTCGGGAGTCTTGTGCTAATAATCCTTTTTGGGGTAAAGGACCTGAAATTAAGCCCCCTGTTGAAcacatggaaagagaaagaattatatGGTAGTTAGACAATATCAGtctgttataaaaataattaagctgCAAGCTAAACACCACAGGATATTTTGTGATCACTTAGTCATCAAAGCTTTGTTGTGAGTAGTTGATGtccacattttccagatgaagaagcTAAACATAAGAGAATTCAAGTGCCTAAGATCTCAGAATTAAGTGACATAATTAATCTGTCTGGCTGAAGCCTCACTATACTATAGCAAGTTGttagcataaataaaaatttatttttatgtaatttttatgtaataaaaatttaCAGTAATGATGAAAATCAACTAATTAGATGACATTAGActtagaaaagaaagtaaaattaatggCTATCTTAAAGgggtggaatttaaaaaaatacctattgcacttctttttaataaaatttaaaattttattaaataaaatttaatttaataaaatttaagatataaatCCCTGTTAAAAACTTTATCATATAAGGAGAttttatggggcagcctgggtggcttagcggtttagcaccgccttcaacccagagcgtgattctggagacctgggattgagtcccacattgggccctctgcatagagcctgcttctctttctgcctgtgtctctgcctctctctctgtgtctctcatgaataaataagtataatcgTAAAGGAGATTTTATTAAGTGATATAGCTAGTTGATCCCTAAATGAAGTGACTCTTTGTTTTGAATCTCAATATCTGCTCTTTTCTTTCAGAGTTTAACCCAGTGCAGCAACCACAGTTAAATGAGAAGGTGCTGAAAGACAAGCGTAAAAAGCTGCGTGAAACCTTTGAACGTATTCTACGACTCTATGAAAAAGAGAATCCAGACATTTACAAAGAATTGAGAAAGCTAGAAGTGGAATATGAACAGAAGAGGGCTCAACTTAGCCAATATTTTGATGCTGTCAAGGTAATCAAGTTTCTCTAGAGAGGTAAACTAAAATGTTATATTtagatttgcttttaaaattgttaatggGAGAATTGGTCACGATGAACTTCTTCCTCTTGGCAATTTCCTATCAAATAAACTTCATCATGGCAATTTCTTGTCAAACTATCTCATGAACCAACCAATCTTAGTGATGTATATTTATACAAGAGAAATTAATCCATCTGCCAGTAtagtaatagccaaaaactggaaatagcccagatgtccattaataggaaaatgaataaacaaccTAGAATATTTGTAAAATTGAATGTACTCAGCAATATAAAGAAATGTTCTGATACTCAAAACAacaggaattaagaaaaaaatttaatggatAAATCTCAAAGCATGTTGAATTTCTATCATAGTTaggattccatttgtatgaaattgtAGGACCAGCAGAATTAATCTATGAATGAAAGTGTTTGTTAACAGTGGTTGCTTTGGGATAGTGTTAGGGATGATTGAGAAGAAATGTGAACTagatgcatttgtcaaaactcagaatTTAATTTCACTGGGAATTTTgtctcaaaaatgtaaaaaaaccaAATGGTATAATTTTTGCAAAGCAGGTAGTATAGGtccccttttacagataaggaaaccaaggaaCTTGCTTAGTCATATAGCTAGTATGTGGCAGAAATCCAACAAAGACTAATTTTAGAAATCCAAGCTCTACCATTggatatatagtatttataagtTAATTGATAAGTCTTAtttatcatacagaatatttaaaaggatGGCTTTGGTGCTAGATACTTTTAACAGTTAACCATAACCCAAAAGGATAAGTTAATAGTAAGGGAGAAAAGCAgctgagttttgtttcttttaaaggtGATAGAGATTCTTTCCATTCATCAACAGACTTTGGAAATGTTGACAAATACTGATATTCTTGTTTTTCCTGATACTTAATGTTAGGTAGAAAGCAAATCCAGGTTATGAAACCGCAGATACTGAATTTTAACTGTTGAGTTTGTGGGTTGCTCTTATACTATTGaaagatttttctctgtttcagaATGCTCAGCATGTGGAAGTGGAGAGTATTCCCTTGCCAGATATGCCACATGCTCCTTCCAACATCTTGATCCAGGACATTCCACTTCCTGGTGCCCAGCCACCCTCCATCCTTAAAAAGACCTCAGCCTATGGGTGAGGAAGCAGTagcataattaaataatatttattaaaagtacCTTTTGACTGTCCACTGCCAAAATTATTGCAGTGGGAATTAAAAGGCAATGGGAATGTAAGCAGTGCCTTACTTGATTAAATGTGAGGTAAGAAATCCCTTGAACAtattttagaagaagaaataaatattgctaATGTTATTACTGTAAAATTTTCTTTACAGACCTCCGACACGGGCAGTTTCTATACTTCCTCTTCTTGGACATGGTGTGCCACGTTTGCCCCCTGGTAGAAAACCTCCTGGTCCTCCCCCTGGTCCACCACCTCCTCAAGTCTTGCAAATGTATGGCCGTAAAGTGGGCTTTGCCCTAGATCTTCCCCCTCGCAGGCGGGATGAAGACATGTTATATAGCCCAGAACTTGGTAAGGAGTGACTGTTCCTTTTGCTCTTGCAGCTTTTCCACTGTCATTTTTTTATGTTGGTCCTGTTTAACATCTTGTTCACCATCCTCAGAACTTAGGAGATAAATCATGATTACATATACTTACTAACAGATGGATAAATCATAGAATTTACCCAAGAAAAACCAACACACATTAGGaagtacagaaatatttattgtgttttaaattaggcttttttttttgagattccttAAGCCTTGGATACctgtttccttttcagttttattgCTATCACACCAGAGCATAATTGTATATAGtcattgatgtgtgtgtgtgtgtgtgtgtgtgtgtgtataccagtTTCTAAGtagaatttgttttcaaatttaaactttttaaatattttacattatcaaaaagattttaaaactattacCAAACGGAAATATTGTCAGATTATATGAAGAACTATTACATACAGagtcattttaaataatgaagcTATTCTGAGTTAGCAGTTTTCTGTGTTTTGGTATACCATGAAGTGGAGGATCCAGTCATCTTGTTTcctgctcccttctcccttttCAGCTCAACGGGGTCATGATGATGATGTTTCCAGCACCAGTGAAGATGACGGATATCCTGAGGACATGGATCAAGATAAGCATGATGACAGTACTGATGACAGTGACACTGACAGGTCAGATGGAGAAAGTGAAGGGGATGAATTTGTGCACCGTGATGATAACGAGAGAGAcaacaatgaagaaaagaagtCAGGTATGTACAAATGAAAGTTCATGGTATTGATAGTAGCAGACAAGATGAAGGTCCTGATTTATTAGTGTATCTGTGAAAGTAATTGTGAGCACCTTGAAAAGAAGGGTCatagttttattcatctttatatcaaAAAACTCAAAAGTTCTTGATACATAGTCCTCAGTGGACAtttgtgaggggaaaaaagttaaGCAGAGTATGTGATAAAGAAGTCTATGTAATAAAGTTcactttgagagaaaaagagctatTCAACAGCATACAGATGGGCTCTTGTGGGTCTGTATAGGAACAAAAGAATAACCACGTAACTATGTTGATTGAGAAAGCCATATCCATAtcattggggtttttttggtaagtctgcttaaatatttttttaaggttttatttatttattcatgagagacagagagagagagagaggcagagacacaggcagagagataagcaggctccatgcagggaacccaatgtgggacttgatcctgggactccaggatcacaccctgggctaaaggcaggtgctaaatcgctgagccatccagggattccccctacTTAAATGTTTTTATCTGGAGCCATTTAAATTTCTATGTTCATTTCGTCTCACATCAACCAGACCATAATTATAATTCTGGTACACCTGCAAGTAGACTCATGATTTAATGGAAGTACCcataatatatgatatatgtcCATTTGATTATTATAAAATCAAACTGAGTtatgtgtacttttaaaaagtagttaagGCATTCATCAAGATAAGTTTAAGCATCATGATAGATACTGAGCAATACAAAATGTATAATCTGCCACACCTCTGCAGtctttgagtttcttttaaaattatttttgtcagaggacctgcatggctcagtgggttaagcatctgactcttgatttcagctcaagtcatgatctcaggattgtgggatcaaggcCAGCCGCCTGTTCACACATGCAAGTGCTcacatgtgcttgctctctctctaaaataaataagatcttttaaaaataaagcaaaattgttTTTTGTAGTCTACAACagcatatttatgtatttgtaatACTACTGATGTTTGTATTTGAAGTGATGACAAGTCTTTGCTCTGATATTTCATAAGAATCGTGGTTGCAAACCAAAAAGCTGTCTTAAAGGGGTGGATGGAGCTCATAACAAAAATTATAGACGACTTATATAGGAGCTAGTACTAGAAAGTACAGAGTTCTTAGAGCCACAGCAGCTTCATTTTTCTCTGGCATCGTGTGATCCtttgcctcatttttctttttttctgccaacTTGTTTTACTTCTACATACTTATCAATGGATGTGTGCTGAAAGTGGCTATCCTGTGATTTGACATTCAACTAAAATTTGAGTTTTTACTATATGTAAGGAATTTTCCTAGACCAACAatacaaaatagataaaactaaAGCCCTGCCCACGTGGAACTTTGTAAATGTTTACCAACTAAGACTGCTCCTAATTTCGTACCATTTAGCATGATGTTTAATTTAATAGTGTCTAGTGGATAGCCTGATTTGTCAGGTTAAAAAGGTGCTTTCTATTCCAAGTttgctaataatttttattataaatattttataagcatCTGTTGAGATGTTATGGATTTTAAGTTGTGTACTGTAATGAATTCTATTCATGGCTTTTCTAATGTTCAACCTTATTTTGCATTTCTGGGGCCAACCCTATATGTTTATGATGTGTTTCTTTTAAAGCACTGTTGGATTCAATGTGGTTAGAAaattggcccttgaacaacatgggggttaggaACACTGACCCTCTGCACAatcaaaaatctgtgtataactttgaGTCCCCCACAGTTTAGCCTACTAATAGCTATTGTTGACCAGATTTTTTACTGATAACATGAATAATCAATTAACACGTTTTGTTGTTGcatgtattatatactacatTCTTGCAATAAAGTAAGGTAgagaatttttaaggaaaatacacTCTCAGTACTGTACTGTATCACAAAAAAATCCACTGTGCAAGTACCCActcagttcaaacctgtgttcaGTGGTCAATTGTATTTTACAATTGGttagttttggtatcaaggttgTGCTAGCTTCATATGTTCTGGATTGCATTCCATCTTTTCTGTTCCCTTTTATAGGAAATTTCTGTAATTTAATGTTTGGCTGaacttctttataaaattatttgggccaggttaaaaatagatttttaactaCCATTTCAATTTTATGTGTTGTAGTCTTAACACTTCTGTGgccaatttttagaatttttattttttttttaaagacatgtctATTATCTGGGTGTTCAGTTTTACTGGCATAAAGATGTTAATGGTATTCTTtaagtttttgaaatttatagattttaaatCACAATAACATGTTTACCACCAGTTGGCACTTCTTATACTTTCTTTATATGGCTGTTTTCTATACTTAACTTCTGCCAAATAGTGAGCAGCATCCTATCTAGTGCTTTATCACATTATATAGGAAATATTTGCTGAGTTTTGTTGTTCTAATCCACcctattctctccctctaccccttaggTCTGAGTGTAAGATTTGCAGATATGCCtggaaaatcaaggaagaaaaagaagaacatgaAGGAGCTGACTCCTCTTCAAGCCATGATGCTTCGAATGGCAGGTAAGACAGGGAAAGAAGAGTGAAATCACCTTTTGAGTATTTCCTCCTGCCACTTCCTTTACATACATTTTCCTATTTAGTGTCTCAACAACTCTGAAGTAAGTAATAAatccttgtttttaaaagttaaggtTTGGAGACATTTGGAGACTAAGCTGCCCAAAGTTACCCAGCTAGTAAGTGGTTAAACTGGCATTTAAATCCAGGTCTGTCTTGTTCTAAAGCCCAGGCTTGTTTCACTGCTCCAGTAGCATAGATGAGTAGAATACTATCTTGATTCCTTCACATCTAGTTTATTAAAGAAGGGTAGttacttgttaatttttaaaaagcacttaatTGAGCATGTGTCTGCAGGCATTGCTATTTTGCAGGCTGTAAAAAATGAATCAACTCCATTTCACCTGGTTTAAAATTTCTTCTAGGTCAGGAAATCCCTGAGGAAGGACGAGAAGTAGAAGAATTTTCAGAGGATGATGACGAAGATGATTCTGATGATTCTGAAGCAGAAAAGCAATCACAGAAACAGCATAAAGAGGAATCTCTTTCTGACGGCACATCTACTACTTCTTCACAGCAGCAAGCTCCCCCACAGTCTGTTCCTCCTTCTCAGATACAAGCACCTCCTATGCCAGGACCACCTCCTCTTGGACCACCACCTGCTCCACCTTTACGGCCACCTGGACCACCTACTGGCCTTCCTCCTGGACCACCTCCAGGTAAGTAAACACTGATATATTGTGAATAATTAACTAAGTCTACCTGTGATTAGAGTGACGAAGTCATTCCGAAAATATCTATTAGTagtgatgttttgtttttcctagtaTAAGTCGCTAGGAGATAAAGGATAGTACAATTTACTTATTCCTATACCACTGTTCACAGTTCATAGTACTTCTGACAGCCCTCTTTTCCTCCAAAGCTCTTCTCTTTGCAGGGTTCTGTAGCTCTGAGGTTAGCAGGCAGAAACAGGAGTATTGAACCTGGGGGTTTCTTTAGTACTGTTATTTTTAATGACAAGTTGACCCAATTCAAAATTGATAGCTAATGAGATTAGGTTGCAGTAAATACTATCAGGCATCCTTCCTTGGTTGGGAATTGTTGGAAGTCAGTCTTTAGAGACAAAAGGGATCAGTATTAATATAATCTTTGGCATACAAGAATGAGAAGTTTGTTTTGAAGTTTGAACTTGgcaatttatgattttataatcCTTCATCCTACAGTTGGCCAGttaggttttcttctttcttcgcTTGAGTTCATCCCTTTTTGATTGGTGTTGCAAAGCACATTACCTCTCCTGTGTCATCTTCTGTCATCCTTGCCTACATATCTTCCTGTGTTTCAGGGGGAATGCTTAAAGCATTCTGCTTTATAATCCATTTTCAGCTTATTTTGAACccacttaaaaatcttttcctctttgttcaGTTTCTAGCCCAGCAGAGCTGTGCTTaaaaaaagctgtattttttATCAGTActgggaaataaagagaaatgatccATAACAAGTTTAGCACTCTATCTCTGGTGCTcagatatttgttgagtgaattcTTTTTCCACCTGTGTTTTGATCAGTTTTTGAAGTTACCTGATTTCAAGTTAAAATGCTAAGTCAGACCACATTCGAGTTATCTTTATACCAGTTACGACTTGGTATGTATTTCTCTTACATTagtttgtcatttttctctttt
Above is a window of Canis lupus baileyi chromosome 25, mCanLup2.hap1, whole genome shotgun sequence DNA encoding:
- the WBP11 gene encoding WW domain-binding protein 11 isoform X2; the protein is MMVRAAVLKMKDPKQIIRDMEKLDEMEFNPVQQPQLNEKVLKDKRKKLRETFERILRLYEKENPDIYKELRKLEVEYEQKRAQLSQYFDAVKNAQHVEVESIPLPDMPHAPSNILIQDIPLPGAQPPSILKKTSAYGPPTRAVSILPLLGHGVPRLPPGRKPPGPPPGPPPPQVLQMYGRKVGFALDLPPRRRDEDMLYSPELAQRGHDDDVSSTSEDDGYPEDMDQDKHDDSTDDSDTDRSDGESEGDEFVHRDDNERDNNEEKKSGLSVRFADMPGKSRKKKKNMKELTPLQAMMLRMAGQEIPEEGREVEEFSEDDDEDDSDDSEAEKQSQKQHKEESLSDGTSTTSSQQQAPPQSVPPSQIQAPPMPGPPPLGPPPAPPLRPPGPPTGLPPGPPPGAPPFLRPPGMPGLRGPLPRLLPPGPPPGRPPGPPPGPPPGLPPGPPPRGPPPRLPPPAPPGIPPPRPGMMRPPLVPPLGPAPPGLFPPAPLPNPGVLSAPPNLIQRPKADDTSAATIEKKATATISAKPQITNPKAEITRFVPTALRVRRENKGAAAAPQRKSEDDSAVPLAKAAPKSGPSVPVSVQTKDDVYEAFMKEMEGLL
- the WBP11 gene encoding WW domain-binding protein 11 isoform X1, with the translated sequence MGRRSTSSTKSGKFMNPTDQARKEARKRELKKNKKQRMMVRAAVLKMKDPKQIIRDMEKLDEMEFNPVQQPQLNEKVLKDKRKKLRETFERILRLYEKENPDIYKELRKLEVEYEQKRAQLSQYFDAVKNAQHVEVESIPLPDMPHAPSNILIQDIPLPGAQPPSILKKTSAYGPPTRAVSILPLLGHGVPRLPPGRKPPGPPPGPPPPQVLQMYGRKVGFALDLPPRRRDEDMLYSPELAQRGHDDDVSSTSEDDGYPEDMDQDKHDDSTDDSDTDRSDGESEGDEFVHRDDNERDNNEEKKSGLSVRFADMPGKSRKKKKNMKELTPLQAMMLRMAGQEIPEEGREVEEFSEDDDEDDSDDSEAEKQSQKQHKEESLSDGTSTTSSQQQAPPQSVPPSQIQAPPMPGPPPLGPPPAPPLRPPGPPTGLPPGPPPGAPPFLRPPGMPGLRGPLPRLLPPGPPPGRPPGPPPGPPPGLPPGPPPRGPPPRLPPPAPPGIPPPRPGMMRPPLVPPLGPAPPGLFPPAPLPNPGVLSAPPNLIQRPKADDTSAATIEKKATATISAKPQITNPKAEITRFVPTALRVRRENKGAAAAPQRKSEDDSAVPLAKAAPKSGPSVPVSVQTKDDVYEAFMKEMEGLL